The proteins below are encoded in one region of bacterium:
- a CDS encoding T9SS type A sorting domain-containing protein: MKTLFSLFLCGVLISTSYAEDKGTLLWSFQGSDRMLCVSSIRDVNGNGINDVLAGNANDTLYCFEGASQDSAVSIWKFKAPNMVVDVDSIPDVNGDGIPDVVLCSGGPYPAFCLSGADGSVIWRFTDSTAGFYTFVEPMGDVNGDGICDIAIEVKQTFNLYCIDGASKDTATILWEFPLNGYTNSYRSLTTSEDLDGDGIRDIIVCVNNGPKNSLSSNRYLSIEFSVKSSATKKQTSPENKIYCVSGKGDSIIWSHKPPETGDIVLVASISDISGNGIPEILGGNSGAGLYLFEGSKGNIVWNYPINTGVIVSINDVSGDSIPDILASIFTSFDSDSLLCIKGGIDTSANVLWTFRASHLVSHLDVIPDINGDSVQEVVAGCWNGYVYCLKGDSGTPIWSYSGKDTSDYGDIMGLTGIKDVNGDGFDDVVAVTYGGSDGGEVWCLSGKAYGIEEKSPNLDFGFRIWELKAEPNPFIQSTVISYSASGGSVKSKIQIYDIAGKLVEETKDNIITAKVGCSIGKKLKSGVYFVKVNDSKLTKIIKMGGLK; this comes from the coding sequence ATGAAAACACTATTTAGTTTGTTTTTATGCGGGGTCTTAATTTCAACTTCTTATGCAGAAGATAAAGGCACGCTATTGTGGTCGTTTCAGGGAAGCGATAGAATGTTGTGCGTATCTTCAATTAGAGATGTAAATGGAAATGGGATTAACGACGTGCTTGCAGGGAATGCCAATGATACGCTGTATTGTTTTGAAGGAGCAAGTCAGGATAGTGCTGTTAGTATATGGAAATTCAAGGCTCCCAATATGGTCGTAGATGTAGATTCCATTCCTGATGTGAATGGGGATGGTATTCCAGATGTAGTTTTATGTAGTGGAGGTCCCTATCCTGCATTTTGTCTTAGTGGTGCAGATGGAAGTGTTATATGGCGATTTACTGATTCTACGGCAGGATTCTATACCTTTGTAGAACCTATGGGAGATGTAAATGGAGACGGAATATGTGATATAGCAATAGAAGTAAAACAAACATTTAATCTCTATTGTATTGACGGAGCAAGTAAAGATACTGCCACTATATTATGGGAGTTCCCATTGAATGGATATACGAATAGTTATCGTTCACTTACTACTTCAGAAGACCTTGATGGGGATGGCATCAGAGATATTATAGTGTGCGTTAATAATGGACCAAAAAATAGTTTATCCTCTAACCGTTACCTATCTATTGAGTTTAGTGTAAAATCAAGTGCTACGAAAAAACAGACAAGTCCAGAAAATAAGATTTATTGCGTAAGCGGAAAAGGAGATAGTATAATATGGTCTCATAAGCCTCCTGAGACGGGAGATATTGTGCTTGTTGCTTCAATAAGTGATATATCTGGCAACGGAATTCCAGAAATTCTTGGAGGAAATAGCGGAGCGGGATTATATCTTTTTGAAGGGAGTAAAGGAAATATCGTATGGAACTATCCTATAAATACAGGTGTTATTGTCTCTATAAATGATGTTAGTGGGGATAGTATTCCAGATATATTGGCTTCTATTTTTACATCTTTTGATAGTGATTCTCTTCTTTGTATAAAAGGGGGAATCGACACTTCAGCAAATGTTTTATGGACATTTCGGGCATCTCATCTTGTTAGTCATTTAGATGTAATACCTGATATCAATGGTGATTCAGTTCAGGAAGTAGTAGCCGGATGTTGGAATGGATATGTCTATTGTTTAAAAGGCGATAGCGGAACTCCGATTTGGTCATATTCAGGAAAAGACACTTCAGATTATGGGGATATTATGGGGCTTACAGGTATAAAAGATGTTAATGGAGACGGGTTTGATGATGTGGTTGCGGTAACTTATGGAGGAAGTGACGGTGGGGAAGTATGGTGTCTATCTGGAAAGGCATATGGGATAGAAGAAAAATCACCAAATTTGGATTTTGGATTTCGGATTTGGGAATTGAAAGCAGAGCCGAATCCTTTCATTCAGTCAACAGTGATTAGTTATTCCGCCTCAGGCGGATCAGTAAAAAGTAAAATACAGATTTATGATATTGCAGGCAAGTTAGTGGAAGAAACTAAAGATAATATCATCACCGCCAAGGTGGGATGTTCCATAGGCAAAAAATTAAAATCAGGTGTATATTTCGTAAAAGTAAACGATAGTAAATTAACAAAAATAATAAAAATGGGAGGGCTGAAATGA
- a CDS encoding PQQ-binding-like beta-propeller repeat protein, with translation MLSIVKSASGGKKVIFLICICISQQVSQCRAEDKGTLLWSFHGTESMTCVSSIRDVNGNGFNDVLVGTWNDTLFCFEGKSQDSAIILWTFTFGRFDDLITDTDTISDVNGDGICDVVVSSFGHEVFCLDGQSGDTIWMFYANSVKNLFPKEKSSTYTWLQPMGDVNGDGICDVVVVPRELYKAFCIDGASKDSATVLWSFPLSGYARSSYSVTSLKDVNGDSVAEAVIGASESSGHPVSCVYCISGKTGDTLWIYDNPEMAAECVSTIEDVNNNGTQDVLLGTQLTPYKAYCLEGNTGKVIWEYSAGANMLKIISIDDINGDGKREAILGCGSGSGGYLVACIEGDSDSLGHLLWSFPAGYIVNHLEQTSDIDGDLIRDIAVGTWNGHIFCISGKTGTPIWSYSGTDTTSFGDIMGMTTLKDVNGDGFDEVVGVTYGGGSHHGEVWCISGKAYRIEEKPNPAKAGSKITALPNPFVNSTTIRYLLPAGDKKAKITIHDVSGRLVRQFPANSSQLTNNEIKWDGKDNNNKTLPAGIYFIKSNTNENSLQKLVKLR, from the coding sequence ATGTTGAGCATAGTGAAATCCGCCTCAGGCGGAAAAAAAGTTATCTTTTTGATATGTATTTGTATCAGTCAACAAGTATCGCAATGTAGAGCAGAAGACAAAGGCACGCTTCTATGGTCGTTTCATGGGACTGAATCAATGACTTGCGTATCTTCAATCCGAGATGTAAATGGAAATGGATTTAATGATGTGCTTGTGGGGACTTGGAATGATACGCTATTCTGCTTTGAAGGGAAGAGTCAGGATAGCGCAATAATATTATGGACGTTTACTTTTGGAAGGTTTGATGATTTAATAACGGATACAGATACAATTTCCGATGTGAACGGGGACGGGATATGTGATGTGGTGGTATCCAGTTTTGGGCATGAGGTCTTTTGTCTTGATGGGCAGAGCGGGGATACTATATGGATGTTTTATGCTAATTCTGTAAAGAACCTATTTCCGAAAGAAAAATCATCTACTTATACATGGCTTCAGCCGATGGGAGACGTAAATGGGGATGGCATATGTGATGTGGTAGTGGTGCCTCGTGAACTTTATAAAGCTTTTTGTATTGACGGGGCAAGCAAAGATTCAGCAACTGTGTTGTGGAGTTTTCCGTTAAGCGGGTATGCAAGAAGTTCTTATAGCGTTACTTCACTAAAAGACGTTAACGGGGACAGTGTTGCAGAGGCTGTAATAGGAGCAAGTGAAAGCAGCGGACACCCTGTAAGTTGCGTCTATTGTATAAGCGGGAAAACAGGAGATACTTTGTGGATATATGATAATCCCGAAATGGCAGCGGAGTGTGTTAGCACAATAGAAGATGTAAACAACAACGGGACACAAGATGTTTTGTTGGGAACTCAACTTACTCCTTATAAAGCTTATTGTCTTGAAGGAAATACCGGTAAAGTTATATGGGAATATAGCGCCGGAGCAAATATGTTAAAAATCATTTCTATTGATGACATAAATGGAGATGGAAAGCGTGAAGCAATTTTAGGGTGCGGTAGCGGTAGTGGCGGTTATTTAGTTGCTTGCATAGAAGGCGACAGTGATAGCTTAGGTCATTTGCTCTGGTCTTTTCCCGCCGGCTATATCGTAAATCATCTTGAACAAACATCAGACATAGATGGGGATTTGATTCGTGACATAGCAGTAGGGACGTGGAATGGACATATCTTTTGCATATCCGGGAAAACCGGAACTCCGATTTGGTCATATTCAGGCACAGATACTACGTCATTCGGAGATATTATGGGTATGACAACGCTTAAAGATGTGAACGGCGATGGGTTTGATGAAGTAGTTGGTGTAACTTACGGAGGCGGAAGCCATCACGGGGAAGTGTGGTGTATTTCGGGAAAAGCATACAGGATAGAGGAAAAACCAAATCCCGCCAAGGCGGGATCAAAAATAACGGCTTTGCCTAATCCATTTGTAAATTCAACTACTATCCGTTATCTCCTGCCTGCTGGCGATAAGAAAGCGAAAATAACGATTCATGATGTTTCCGGACGCTTAGTCCGTCAATTCCCGGCTAACAGTTCACAATTGACGAATAACGAAATAAAATGGGACGGGAAGGACAATAACAATAAAACATTGCCTGCCGGGATATATTTTATCAAATCAAATACAAATGAAAATAGTTTACAGAAATTGGTTAAATTGAGGTGA
- a CDS encoding desulfoferrodoxin gives MIERLQTYKCSICGNIVEVLHVGGGILVCCGKPMELLKEKTEDVGKEKHIPVVEKSGNTVRVKVGSIPHPMEEKHYIEWVELITGEGTLLKFLKPGDKPEVEFEVNSGTVWARAYCNVHGFWKSV, from the coding sequence ATGATAGAAAGACTTCAGACATATAAATGCAGTATTTGTGGGAATATTGTAGAAGTCTTGCATGTTGGCGGCGGGATTCTTGTTTGTTGTGGGAAACCAATGGAGTTATTAAAAGAAAAGACCGAAGACGTGGGAAAAGAAAAACATATTCCCGTAGTAGAAAAATCAGGGAATACAGTAAGGGTTAAAGTTGGTTCTATTCCTCATCCTATGGAAGAGAAGCATTATATAGAATGGGTAGAGTTAATTACCGGAGAAGGTACCCTTCTAAAGTTTTTAAAACCCGGTGATAAACCTGAAGTTGAATTCGAAGTCAATTCTGGCACTGTATGGGCAAGAGCGTATTGTAACGTGCATGGGTTTTGGAAATCTGTGTGA
- the nifU gene encoding Fe-S cluster assembly scaffold protein NifU: protein MAQIGYTDKVMEHFQNPRNVGVIENADGYGKVGNPVCGDLMEIYIKVEKDIITDIKFRTFGCGSAIATSSMVTEMAKGKHIDEAMKITRNDVANELEGLPPQKMHCSNLAADALHEAIKDYKAKSVKDFADSDGKGAK, encoded by the coding sequence ATGGCACAAATAGGCTATACCGATAAGGTTATGGAGCATTTTCAGAACCCAAGGAATGTTGGGGTTATAGAAAATGCTGATGGGTATGGGAAAGTTGGAAACCCGGTTTGCGGGGATTTAATGGAAATATATATTAAAGTAGAAAAGGATATTATAACGGATATAAAGTTCAGGACTTTTGGGTGTGGTTCCGCGATAGCTACCAGCAGTATGGTAACGGAAATGGCTAAGGGAAAGCATATTGATGAGGCAATGAAGATAACCCGTAATGATGTGGCAAATGAGCTTGAGGGGTTACCTCCTCAAAAAATGCATTGTTCTAATTTAGCAGCAGATGCTCTTCATGAAGCGATTAAAGATTATAAAGCGAAATCCGTAAAAGACTTTGCAGATAGTGATGGCAAGGGGGCAAAATGA
- a CDS encoding cysteine desulfurase family protein, with amino-acid sequence MKNIYLDNASARPVDPRVSEFIGEYLKDTFGNPSSLHSAGLEAKRVIEEARVKVAELINAENENCIIFTSGATETNNLAIKGVALRNKEKKRRVVSSDIEHISVLNSMKELLKIGIEFSIVPVDSYGVVDIEKLNNILSSDVVITSVMYANSEIGTIEPVKEISEMVHKKGGYFHSDATAAAGHILIDVQKDGIDLLTLSSNDMYGPQGIGALYIKPGVKIQPIILGGGQEKGIRSGTENLFAIAGMGEASRIAKKEMDEEAKRLIKMRDELIDGILKIENSYLTGHPTQRLPYQASFRFNRIEGESILLNMDMYGIQIATGSACSSKTLEPSHTLLAIGLKHEEAHGSMVLTLGRTNNPEEIPVVVKAVKETVERLRKLSPL; translated from the coding sequence ATGAAAAACATATATTTGGATAATGCTTCTGCAAGACCTGTTGACCCCAGAGTATCTGAATTTATAGGGGAATACCTTAAAGATACTTTTGGCAATCCGTCGTCTCTTCATTCGGCGGGATTAGAAGCTAAAAGAGTTATAGAAGAGGCAAGAGTAAAAGTTGCAGAACTTATTAATGCGGAAAATGAAAATTGTATTATATTTACAAGTGGAGCGACAGAAACCAATAATTTAGCCATTAAAGGAGTGGCGCTTAGGAACAAAGAAAAGAAAAGAAGAGTTGTTTCCAGTGATATAGAGCACATTTCGGTTCTTAACTCTATGAAAGAACTGCTGAAAATCGGAATTGAGTTTAGTATCGTACCTGTAGATTCTTATGGCGTCGTGGATATTGAGAAGTTAAACAATATTCTGAGCAGCGATGTTGTAATAACTTCCGTAATGTATGCAAACAGTGAAATAGGAACCATAGAGCCTGTGAAAGAGATAAGTGAAATGGTTCATAAAAAAGGTGGGTATTTTCACAGTGATGCAACGGCGGCGGCGGGACATATACTAATAGATGTGCAAAAAGACGGGATAGATTTATTGACATTGTCGTCTAATGATATGTATGGTCCACAAGGAATAGGCGCGTTGTATATAAAACCGGGAGTAAAGATTCAACCAATAATTTTAGGGGGGGGACAGGAGAAGGGAATACGTTCCGGAACCGAAAACTTATTTGCAATTGCCGGGATGGGAGAAGCTTCAAGAATAGCAAAAAAAGAAATGGATGAAGAAGCGAAGAGGCTTATAAAAATGAGGGACGAGCTTATTGACGGAATATTGAAAATAGAAAATTCTTATCTTACGGGACATCCTACACAAAGATTACCCTATCAGGCAAGTTTTAGGTTTAATCGCATAGAAGGCGAAAGTATTTTATTAAATATGGATATGTACGGTATTCAAATAGCAACAGGGTCAGCCTGTTCTTCAAAAACATTGGAGCCGTCACATACTTTATTGGCAATAGGTTTAAAACACGAAGAAGCTCATGGTTCAATGGTACTTACGCTTGGTCGCACAAATAATCCGGAGGAAATACCTGTTGTGGTAAAAGCAGTAAAAGAAACCGTGGAAAGATTGAGAAAACTATCACCATTATAG